In Paenibacillus guangzhouensis, a single window of DNA contains:
- a CDS encoding carbohydrate ABC transporter permease, producing MFLAPSLIGFAIFYLIPFTAGVGYSLMDRAVGGQFVGLDNYHALLASDSFRKAAINTFWFTVVTVPVIIVISLGLAMLLNQNLYIRNVLRTAYVLPLVVPVASIIIIWQILFDWNGSLNAWLSHFGLDRVDWMKTEAARYVVMVVYLWKNVGYNIILFLAGLQQIPRDYYETADLEGAGRLRQFTGITLVYLTSTMFFVMIMSIINSFKVFRETYLIAGDYPHDSIYMLQHYMNNTFMSLDIQKLTAAATLMVGCILMIVIGLFAVERRFRQFME from the coding sequence ATGTTCCTCGCGCCAAGCTTGATCGGATTTGCGATATTCTATCTCATTCCGTTCACTGCCGGCGTCGGTTACTCCTTGATGGATCGTGCGGTCGGCGGTCAATTCGTTGGATTGGATAACTACCATGCCCTGTTAGCCAGCGACTCCTTCCGGAAAGCGGCTATCAATACATTCTGGTTCACGGTCGTGACGGTGCCAGTCATCATCGTGATCTCGCTTGGACTCGCGATGCTGCTCAATCAGAACCTGTACATTCGCAATGTCCTTCGGACGGCTTATGTGTTGCCGCTCGTCGTACCCGTTGCTTCGATCATCATCATTTGGCAGATTCTATTCGATTGGAACGGTTCGCTGAATGCTTGGCTCAGTCACTTCGGACTCGACCGTGTCGATTGGATGAAGACGGAAGCAGCACGATATGTCGTGATGGTCGTCTACTTATGGAAGAACGTTGGCTATAACATCATTTTATTCTTGGCTGGCCTGCAGCAAATTCCGAGGGACTACTACGAGACGGCCGATTTGGAGGGGGCTGGACGGCTGCGTCAGTTCACAGGCATTACGCTCGTCTATCTTACGTCTACGATGTTCTTCGTCATGATCATGTCGATTATAAATTCGTTCAAGGTATTCCGGGAAACGTACTTAATTGCCGGGGATTATCCGCATGACAGTATCTACATGCTACAGCATTACATGAACAATACATTCATGTCGCTCGATATCCAGAAGCTTACCGCGGCGGCAACCCTGATGGTCGGATGCATTTTGATGATCGTCATTGGTTTGTTCGCGGTAGAACGAAGGTTCCGACAGTTTATGGAATAG
- a CDS encoding carbohydrate ABC transporter permease, with protein MTCMAVCLLFPIGITFTNSIMTAREIGINYGSIGRMDDSGFVNLKLLPDLVSFEQYYKVFVESPRFLMMFWNSVWMVMPIIAGQTLVAAFAAYAFAKLHFRGRDKLFLLYVLTMLMPFQVTLVPNYIIADRLGLMNTSSAIILPGIFAAFGVFMLRQFTMNIPYAYIEAAKMDGAGHVRIFFTIIIPMIQPGIAALIVLLFADYWNMVEQPLIFLDEPLKQPLSVFLSRINQDDRGVAFAASMLYMTPMVLLFLYAESYFIEGIQLSGIKG; from the coding sequence ATGACGTGTATGGCTGTATGCTTGTTATTTCCGATCGGTATAACGTTTACGAATTCCATCATGACCGCTAGAGAAATCGGAATCAACTATGGTTCCATCGGGAGGATGGATGACTCTGGTTTTGTCAATTTGAAGCTGCTGCCGGATCTCGTGTCCTTCGAGCAGTACTACAAAGTGTTTGTGGAGAGTCCGCGGTTCCTGATGATGTTCTGGAATTCCGTATGGATGGTGATGCCGATTATCGCAGGACAGACGCTGGTTGCCGCCTTCGCAGCGTATGCTTTCGCCAAACTGCATTTTCGCGGACGTGATAAGTTGTTCCTCTTGTATGTACTGACAATGTTGATGCCGTTCCAAGTTACGCTCGTACCCAATTACATCATTGCGGATCGACTTGGGCTAATGAATACATCCAGTGCCATTATTCTGCCTGGCATCTTCGCGGCTTTTGGTGTGTTCATGCTTCGGCAGTTCACGATGAACATTCCGTATGCCTATATCGAAGCGGCGAAAATGGATGGTGCAGGACATGTACGGATCTTCTTCACGATCATCATTCCGATGATTCAGCCAGGAATTGCAGCGCTAATTGTCTTACTCTTCGCGGATTATTGGAATATGGTGGAGCAGCCGTTGATCTTCTTGGACGAACCATTGAAGCAGCCGTTATCGGTATTTCTATCGCGCATTAATCAAGATGATCGAGGTGTTGCGTTCGCAGCTTCCATGCTCTACATGACACCGATGGTCTTGTTGTTTCTCTATGCGGAATCTTATTTTATCGAAGGCATTCAATTGTCAGGCATTAAGGGCTAG
- a CDS encoding HAMP domain-containing sensor histidine kinase: protein MGSMLRSFRSKMILIFGLSMLLAGAIIFGLYKMLQLYYHSQVKFEDYERRIRYFIREVGDVNFFLIFFVPLAILFFFLLTKRYANYFHEISKGIRNLANGEFDKRVTVATNDEFGEIAADINAAGEKLMEAVARGDFAESSKDQLVLNLAHDLRTPLTSVIGYLDYILKDKALTQEQVHHFTSIAFAKSQRLERLIDELFEITRMSHGMLKSEKHPIDLAELLTQLNEELFPLFEKNHLESRLHLASSLIIEADGDLLARVFENLLTNAVRYGSEGKYVDIRAYLEAGEVVVQVINYGDVIPPEEIPHVFEMFYTGDKSRTHREGSTGLGLFISKNIVTQHNGTISADSNLIRTLFEVRLPQAVSN from the coding sequence ATGGGTAGCATGTTGCGCAGCTTCCGCTCCAAAATGATCTTAATTTTCGGCCTAAGTATGCTCCTCGCCGGAGCCATTATTTTCGGATTATACAAAATGCTTCAGCTCTATTATCACTCTCAGGTCAAATTTGAAGACTACGAGAGACGTATTCGCTATTTTATCCGAGAAGTGGGCGATGTCAATTTCTTCTTGATCTTTTTTGTTCCGCTTGCCATCCTGTTCTTCTTTCTGTTAACGAAACGATACGCGAACTATTTCCATGAGATTTCGAAGGGCATTCGCAACCTGGCCAATGGGGAATTTGACAAGCGCGTCACGGTGGCGACGAATGACGAATTCGGAGAAATTGCAGCGGATATTAATGCAGCGGGAGAGAAGCTGATGGAGGCCGTCGCAAGAGGCGATTTTGCGGAGAGTAGCAAGGATCAGCTCGTGTTGAACCTGGCGCATGATCTGCGAACACCGTTAACATCGGTGATCGGTTATTTGGATTATATCCTCAAGGATAAGGCGTTAACGCAAGAGCAGGTCCATCATTTCACGAGTATTGCCTTCGCCAAGTCGCAACGTCTTGAGCGATTGATCGATGAGCTGTTCGAGATTACACGAATGAGTCACGGGATGCTGAAGAGCGAAAAGCACCCGATCGATTTAGCTGAGCTGTTGACACAGCTGAACGAAGAGTTATTTCCTCTATTCGAGAAAAACCATCTGGAATCCAGGCTGCATCTTGCCTCGTCGTTAATTATAGAGGCGGATGGCGATTTGCTGGCTCGCGTATTCGAGAATCTATTGACCAATGCGGTTCGTTACGGCAGCGAAGGGAAGTATGTTGATATTCGTGCCTATCTAGAAGCCGGAGAAGTTGTCGTTCAAGTCATCAATTACGGAGACGTGATACCGCCGGAAGAGATTCCACATGTATTCGAAATGTTCTACACGGGCGATAAATCGCGAACCCATCGCGAAGGCAGCACGGGCCTTGGCCTATTTATATCTAAAAACATCGTGACGCAGCACAATGGTACCATCTCGGCAGATAGCAACTTGATCCGCACCCTATTTGAAGTACGATTGCCGCAAGCTGTATCGAATTAA